In the Arachis stenosperma cultivar V10309 chromosome 8, arast.V10309.gnm1.PFL2, whole genome shotgun sequence genome, TGTATATTTTTTCCTTCTAAGCTGTTTCTATTGCTTTActtatgatatattttgttaattaagaGTTATAGATGGAGATGGGTAATaacttttttatataatttttttcgttGTATTTTCATAAGTTTAACAAATTAAAGATTAGTTTGTTGTAGATCTGAACTCTATTTAAGAATTTGTTATTATCCAATAGATTGTTATATGCACAAGAAGTAATTTGAACTTCCTAACACTTATTTAAGCGAATTAACGAGttaatcattaaaaatttattttttctttaccATGTGATGTCTATTTTttgggattttttttttatcttttgttgtCCAAAGATGTGATGGATGAATatgtaaaaacaaaaaaaaataaaaataaatagatacAAGTGCAAGGTCTTTTTATAATAGTGAATTAGAGTAAAATAGCAAAACTAATCATGAAAAATTACAATGCTGACAAATCTGATCATAGaagaattaaaactaaaatgtAACCATGAAAAATGGGtttcataaacaaatttaactaaattctaaaaatctaTTCAAAATTCTTAAATTTTTCCTCTACTCTAACCTAATTATTCTCAAACTCTAATTCCACCTCATATCCAACGACAATGATGTCACTTTACACAACTACTACAACCTCACTCCCTTCAATCCAAATCCAAGATCCCTCCTCACCCATCCGAAATTCATCCTAAATCCCTCCGCCTTCACCACCACCTTCCCCTCCCTCTCCACTACCATCTTTTCCTCCCTCTCCCTCAAACTCAGTTACCCCCGCCGCTCCGCTGAAGCCCTCAGCGTCCGCATGGTCTCCACTGCTACCGCAAGCTATGCCCTCGCCTTTGCTGACATCACCAAATCCAACAGCACCTTCAACGACACCACAATTGACATCGAGAAAATcgacaaaatattttttgatccACAGATGTTCAACTTCTTTGTCAACTCAACTGTGCACGCCAAACGGAAGAAGTAGCTCGTGGATGAAATTGCCACGTCATCAACttcttttgaaaaaattaataaaaaaattctaaaaaaaatctttcaaaatagaaaataattgataaaattataGGTAACTTAGTGTTTGATAATCAAAAGTagaaaatatttgataaaattatagcTAATATATTATGAAAATAACAAATTTCAAGTATCATATATTaactataattaaaaaatattcaccttaattagttattataataTTAGAATAGAATTTAATCGTATGTCAACTGTAACTATAGTAGTTTTAGACAAAGTTAATTGTCATCTACTTCGCTCTATGTCACCGCTTTCTAGTCAATCTTACAACCTCTATTCTCTATCGTCGCCGCCATTAACCACCTCTCTGTCTTCCTCCCTTCCAATTTGCATGTGACATGCTCATTCTAACCTTAGCTGGTGAAAGGAGGCAAGATCATCCATGGTGTAGTTTTAGGTTAGGAACTTGCATATTCAATGTCACCTTCAAAACAAATTTTCATATTCACCAATTATTtgtaatattataaataaaattaaaataaattaaatattaaacattTTTATTGTTTGATCTTAATTTACTTCGTATATGTCTGCAGGAACGGATCCAAAAATATTATCATGGGATCAATagcatatataatattaaaaaattatgtaaaaattatataatataaaatgtattataaaaatataccgatagagaatatattttaaaatacaaaaaaatatgtatgtattttttattaacgaAGTGATCGATTTTTTGTATCATAAAATTTATCGATAATAGAATCTGTGTAAAATTTTTTagcaattttctttttaatataattgaaagacaattagcaagaaattcatctttcattttatttttgagCTATTCTTCATAACATTCATAGTTGAAAAAAATCTCTCGTAGTTGAAACATAGAGAATTAATACCAAATGAATCAAGAAAGACGTTCacaagaagaaaataaattcactttatgatatttgaaaaattttatttaatttaaaaatattagtaataatatattttcaattttttttaatatagttatttactttttagatattaaaaataattaatatttaaattaaattagacttttatttatattaaactaaatactaaataaattttttaaaaaattaaatcatactTAATAATTTACTACtattaatctttttttaaaaaagctGGGCCGAGGCTTCCATTCTCTCCCCCGGGACGGCGTCGTATGTCCATCTCTGTATGTATACGGAAATGgatccttttcattttttgtgTCATTGGAGGGAATAAAGTGTAATCTCCTACCTTTAATTCTATAAGTGAGACCAAAAATAAATGAGAAAGAATGCAATGAAAAGTGAAATCTTTCACTAGATaccatccaatttttttttccactAGAAATGATCCACTCCCGTATGTATACTAAGCTCTTTAACATTACAATTGCCCCTCCCAAGGTCTTTTTTTTAggaattaattaataaatttttaaaagtatttgttaagaaaataaaataacaaaatttcatatttttctttccGACACACGATTAATGCATtcaatacatatttttttttaagaatttatacttcctattaaaaaatattatttgtagtATTTTTAACCAGTCTCTTTAGATATTTTATTAGGAAAatgtatttatttaatatatattgaatATGTAATTAAATGGTCTATTTGGAAAATTGTGTAAATAACATTTCTTGTATTTTGGTTTTTAAGAATAACATACATGCAAAGAGAATAGAAAGtcataaaatatttgaaaatcaatgattaatttattcaaattgctcacttaatttttttatattaattaattgatgaTTCTATTAAtgtttacaaaaataacttcACATAGTGCCTGCAGCCACCGACGAAAACTGCAGTAGTAATTACTAATTAGTAAACGACAACAAAAGAGAGCGTTATTTCGGGTTTAGAGTCGGGTTCGGGTTCTTCAAACAAACATATCCAGGAACGCTTTCGGGTTTTGTGTTTGTTACATAGTATGACTTAGAACCCGAACCGAACCCGGTTCGTTGTTCTCCCGAAAATTCCAGCACCAATTAGGTTAGATTCCTTCTCctgttctcttctctctctctctctctctcttattcttCTTTCGCTTTCACTTTCTTATGATCTTATTCTTAATTCTATTCTTAATcgaaattatattattaattactCGCTAATCAATTCAGTTATTTGGTTCCTTTTGTAGtcgttgttgttgctgttgtagGTAAAAGGAGGTAGCTGCAGGTAGGGTTCATCACCGGCAATGCCGCAAGATTCCTCCGATCAAGACCTCGACGACGCCGATTCCGAGTTCGTTGAGGTTGACCCAACCGGTCGCTATGGTCGGGTTAGTTCccccaattcaattcaattggATACTATAGATAGCCAGATCCTGATTGCATTCTGTTACGATGCTTCATTTCAATTTTCAGCTCATTCTGTTTATTGATTCAGTTTGCTATATATAATTGCTTAGTTACTCCAAGCTTGAATATTGAAATTATTGGATCCGTACTATGGAcctaatatgattttttttttttttttgggtttggTTTCTAATCTTGGGATTGCTGGATCCTTCAGTACAAGGAAGTTTTAGGGAAGGGAGCTTTCAAGAAAGTGTATCCTTTTTTTCTAACttatcattattattactaCTATTATCTGATCTCAATTGGTATTGAAACGTGCATGAGTTATATGGGATTCAATTATAGGGGGAATTTGGTTGGTTTGTGTCCTTAACTGGGTATGTGGGAATATAGATATCGAGCATTTGATGAGTTGGAAGGAATTGAAGTAGCTTGGAATCAGATTAAGGTGGCGGATCTGCTGCGTAACTCGGAAGATTTGGAGAGACTTTATTCTGAGGTTCATCTGCTCAAGACGTTGAAGCACAAGAATATAATTAAGTTCTACAATTCGTGGGTTGACACCAAGAATGAGAACATCAACTTCATTACCGAGATTTTCACCTCGGGGACATTACGCCAGTGAGTCAATCGATGCTTATTTGGATCTTATATCAGTTTCATTTATGATTTTAAGGCCGTACGCAGACCCTTTCTCTGTTCCTGTTTTATGGTTTTGTTGAAATTTCATGTTGATgctgaaattttttaaattagatatCGTAAGAAACACAAGCATGTTGATTTGAGAGCTTTGAAGAAATGGTCTAAGCAGATTTTGGAGGGCCTTTTATATCTTCACAGTCATAATCCTCCAGTTATACATCGAGACCTTAAGTGTGACAACATTTTTGTCAACGGGAATCAAGGGGAGGTAAAAATTGGAGATTTAGGATTGGCAGCTATTCTTCAACAGGCCCAAGCAGCTCACAGTGTCATAGGTGATATTTCCTGTGAAACTATCATCATCTTTGTGTAAACTAGTGTGGGGATATTCATATTGTTACTGAAGGCATATGTAATTTATATTATGACCCTAGGTACCCCGGAGTTCATGGCCCCAGAACTTTATGAAGAAGAGTACAACGAGCTTGTTGATATCTACGCTTTTGGAATGTGCTTGCTAGAGTTGGTAACCTTTGAGTATCCATACATTGAATGTTCCAATGCTGCTCAAATATACAAGAAAGTGACATCGGTGAGTGACATGCTCAAATATATGATACAATGCACACTATTGTTGGTTTTATTTACTCCTATTACAATGGTGATGGATGCTGCATATGGTCTTACTGTTATATGCTGTCTAAGAATCAAATAATTGTTTAGAACTTAGAAGTCATTGATAGAATGGCATTTGTGGTGTTTACTTGCTACTGTTGTTCCTTCCTGGTAGGGAATAAAGCCAGCATCATTGGCAAAAGTGGCAGATCAAGAAGTTAAGGCATTCATTGAAAAGTGTATCGCTAATGTTTCAGAACGGTTGCCTGCAAAGGCTCTCTTGATGGATCCCTTCCTTCAGTCTGACTCTGATAGTGAAAGTGTAGGTCGTTCTTCAAGGTCTGGAACCCATCATTCAGGTAAATCTACTACACATCTAAAATTCCAAATGTTTGATCTTCCTTATGTTCACCGTCTGGTGTATTAGATGCAGGAAATAGTTCTAATAATCAAGCAATTGGAAAAAGTGTTCAGGATGTTTCTGGTGATTCAAATAGGGAATTCACAGTGGAAGGTCAGAGGAAAGATATTGatacaatatttttaaaactgcGAATAGCAGACTCCTCAGGTTCTCCCTCTATCTTAGtgtatttagttttatttaaagaaaacaggttttattttatttttcccttTGCCTGGAATGTACTTTCTGCATTTATCTGTAGGTCATGTTCGGAATATCCACTTCCCTTTCGATATTGGAGCGGACACTGCAATCTCTGTTGCTAGTGAAATGGTCGAGGAGTTGGAACTTACTGATCAAGATGTCACAACTATTGCTGAGACAATTGACTCTGAAATTCGATCTCTCATTCCTGGTTGGAACCCCAGTGAAACTCCTGCTACTAATGTTCCTGAAGATTCAGCAGTTTCAGATGGCTGTACCTCTGCTGAAACTAGGAGTGTGTCTTCTCCTACAGAAAATGATTCAACCACTCCTTCTAGCAACCTTGCATTAGAAATACTACGTTCAGGTCGTAAGTACTGGTCAGACTCACCTAAGGGAGTTTGTGGAAACCCTTTATCTAGGCATGGTTCTTCAAACTTGTCCCATGTAGGTGATGCAAATGCTGAGAAAGGAAGCTTGACTGCAAATGGTGCTATTTCAGATGAACTTGAGCCTGACCAGGTTACCTGTGTCGGTGCTTACTGTGCAGAGAAGGAATGTGATAGTACTGGTGATTCCCCCTCCACCGAGAGAACTATTACCTCTGGATATTTGGAAGAGACCAGTGAAGCATCATCTCTGGAAAAAATACCTGAAAGTTTGGAAGTTTCTGAAATAGATGCCAGTAAAATAGCACTGCAACTTGAGAGTTTGTTGACAAATCAAAAAGAGGAGCTGGAAGAACTAAAGAGGAAGCAAAAATTAGCTGTCTCTAATCTTTTGAAGGAACTTTCACCAGAAATTTGTAAGAAGGTCCTAAATATATGCAACCTGCAGATGCTTGAATATGAAAATTTATAGGGTGAGGCTTGAGAGAtcctttcttcttctaaatGCCCTTTTGTGAGGTTTATATGGTACTGCAGGGCACTTCATGTTACTTGGAACTGGATTGCATAGTGCTTACACTTTTGAAGTTCATGGTTCATCCTTAAAAAAAGCTTAATTTTCTGACGGCACAAGTGTTCCATATGATCTCAAAGGAAAATGCAGTACAGCACAGCCAACAATGAGAGTCAATGTTCTAGAAGAGATTCATTCATTCCTGGGAAGGCGTAATATCTTCAGCATGAAGAACACAAATGTTATTGCTGCATTTACCCAAGAAACATGTGGTTGAGGTGAGAATTTACCCTCCTAGGTTATAACATTGGATAGTATCTTTTCTTCCAAGGGCATCTGTATATAGTCTCTGATTCATGTCATTAAACTATAGAAAGTGTATACTTGTACATATTACTTGCTCTCGTTTCAAGTTACATCGAGGTTTGATTGATTGGTGTTTTTGATACCATACCTGCATTAATAAATTAGAGcgagttattttttattatatattattcctAGTTACCCAATTTAGCTATACATTGTACTGTGAGTTTGAAACATACAactagaaataaataaattaatatctatttgtttatattatacatattgatttacaaattttttaaattaaataatcagtcattagaataattaaatctgttataataaagtaattaaatttgtttatagTAGTATAATGAAATTTTATTGGATAGCTTATTAGtggttattttttatgtataaaagGAAAATTTCACTTTTGAGTACATGTAGGCTGAAGTCTTTAAGATAAAAATGGGATGGAAATTTATATAGATTAGTATGATCCTATAGTTGTAGAAGTTCTATTGGACTTGGAgattaagaaaattaaatttaagtGATAGATCTGATGGTATTATTTAATTCCCTATAAAACAAAATTTCTCTTAAATTTTGGTACACAACTATTTGGATATTTTCCCCTTCTTTGAAACTTAAAGAGGTTTAGCTTAGCTACAGGTTTGGGTAACAAGTAACGTTAACATCAAGAGAACATTTTATTTTTCGTATTATAGATACTGATAAAGACTTATACATGGCAGTACTGATATAAAGGAATTGTGTGTAATTTCTTGTGGTGGTTCAGTGTTCCAGCAAAGTGTCCTTAACGAGGGGGCATGAATCAAATACGTATCACAATCAAGGACTACGAACAACTCAAGCACTGACTTAAGGATTCACCTCAAATAATCTCAACTaaaaattaggataaaaaaCCATAATAAGCCAACTGACTCAAAAAAttacgtaaatacgccaaagcaaaaatcgtttcagcaataagccagatcgtatttttatataattcgaaccaggttggttcgaactcTAATTGTTAGTAAATCGAACCAGGTGAGTTCGAATTAGGTTTTTTTGGTTGGTAATAAATCGAACCAACTTGGTTCGAATTAAGAATGAacgtaattcgaaccaagctggttcgaattatagagagagaCGGTTTCCGTGTAATTCGAACCGgactggttcgaattacacaaatcatagttcgaaccagactggttcgaattagtgtgaGACTGAGCTGTATATATATGGTTCCAAACGTGAGTTAGTCTCATTAGAGGGAGTAAGATGActagtgaggagagttttgTGGTTTTGGTGCACCACGGAGGATCTGTTAATAGAAAAACTCGTTCCGGAGTAAAGTTCACAGATAAGAATCCTCTATGTATTGTCGTAACATCTACGACGAGTTATGATGACCTTGTTAGCGCTGTACTAATGAAGCTCGGTCTGGATGGTGCGAA is a window encoding:
- the LOC130944510 gene encoding probable serine/threonine-protein kinase WNK3 isoform X2; translated protein: MPQDSSDQDLDDADSEFVEVDPTGRYGRYKEVLGKGAFKKVYRAFDELEGIEVAWNQIKVADLLRNSEDLERLYSEVHLLKTLKHKNIIKFYNSWVDTKNENINFITEIFTSGTLRQYRKKHKHVDLRALKKWSKQILEGLLYLHSHNPPVIHRDLKCDNIFVNGNQGEVKIGDLGLAAILQQAQAAHSVIGTPEFMAPELYEEEYNELVDIYAFGMCLLELVTFEYPYIECSNAAQIYKKVTSGIKPASLAKVADQEVKAFIEKCIANVSERLPAKALLMDPFLQSDSDSESVGRSSRSGTHHSGNSSNNQAIGKSVQDVSGDSNREFTVEGQRKDIDTIFLKLRIADSSGHVRNIHFPFDIGADTAISVASEMVEELELTDQDVTTIAETIDSEIRSLIPGWNPSETPATNVPEDSAVSDGCTSAETRSVSSPTENDSTTPSSNLALEILRSGRKYWSDSPKGVCGNPLSRHGSSNLSHVGDANAEKGSLTANGAISDELEPDQVTCVGAYCAEKECDSTGDSPSTERTITSGYLEETSEASSLEKIPESLEVSEIDASKIALQLESLLTNQKEELEELKRKQKLAVSNLLKELSPEICKKVLNICNLQMLEYENL
- the LOC130944510 gene encoding probable serine/threonine-protein kinase WNK3 isoform X1, translated to MPQDSSDQDLDDADSEFVEVDPTGRYGRYKEVLGKGAFKKVYRAFDELEGIEVAWNQIKVADLLRNSEDLERLYSEVHLLKTLKHKNIIKFYNSWVDTKNENINFITEIFTSGTLRQYRKKHKHVDLRALKKWSKQILEGLLYLHSHNPPVIHRDLKCDNIFVNGNQGEVKIGDLGLAAILQQAQAAHSVIGTPEFMAPELYEEEYNELVDIYAFGMCLLELVTFEYPYIECSNAAQIYKKVTSGIKPASLAKVADQEVKAFIEKCIANVSERLPAKALLMDPFLQSDSDSESVGRSSRSGTHHSDAGNSSNNQAIGKSVQDVSGDSNREFTVEGQRKDIDTIFLKLRIADSSGHVRNIHFPFDIGADTAISVASEMVEELELTDQDVTTIAETIDSEIRSLIPGWNPSETPATNVPEDSAVSDGCTSAETRSVSSPTENDSTTPSSNLALEILRSGRKYWSDSPKGVCGNPLSRHGSSNLSHVGDANAEKGSLTANGAISDELEPDQVTCVGAYCAEKECDSTGDSPSTERTITSGYLEETSEASSLEKIPESLEVSEIDASKIALQLESLLTNQKEELEELKRKQKLAVSNLLKELSPEICKKVLNICNLQMLEYENL